A stretch of DNA from Oryza brachyantha chromosome 4, ObraRS2, whole genome shotgun sequence:
CATTTGAATTTGAGCTATTTTAAACTTGTACTCTGAGTTTGCTTGACTTTTTAATTGCATATGCTGACATTGCAGGTATAAAACCAACATCCCAGCTTGGTCTCCCTGACCCCTCAACCTTCTCACTGAAGCCAAGAAATCGAGCTGCTTTTGGTTGATCGGATCGCGATGGCAATggatcctcctcctctgttccTGTGCCCGATCTCGATGGAGCTAATGGAGGACCCCGTCACGGTGGCCACCGGCGTCACGTACGACCGCCGTAGCATCGAGCGGTGGTTCTTCAAGTACGGCAAGACGACGTGCCCGGCCACCATGCAGCGGCTTTCTTCCTTCGACCTCACTCCCAACCACACCCTCAAGCGCGTCATCTCGTCCTGGCTCGACCGCGCCTCGTCGTCGAGCACGGCcgacgcgccggcgccggcaccggcgTCGCACGTGATGGCGAGGGACAGGCTGCCGTCGGTGCTTGCTGGCATTGAGGAGACGCCGTTCAAGGCGACCGCGCTCAAGAACCTCAAGTCCTGcatggccggcgacgaggcggcgcgggACGACTTCGTCGCCTGCGGCGGCATTCAGGTGCTCGGCCGGATCATGACGCAGGCGCTGGCGGAGAGCTGCGCCGGCGGGGACTTCTCGGCGTTCCAGACGTgcgaggaggccgccgccgtcctcgccacGCTGCCGCTCTCCGACGACGCGTCGATGGAGCTCCTGCTCAAGCCGGAGTGCATGAGGCCCGTGTCAGTGCTCGTCCAGCGCGGCAGCGCCGAGGCGAGGCTGCACGCAATGTCCATGATCTCCAAGATCTCCAGGGCCAGCGTCGGCGACTGGACCCTGGaggtcgacgtcgacgacaTGGTCAGGGCCCTCCTAGAGCTCCTCTCCGACGGCGCCTCCGCGAAGCTCACCTCGCGCGCGCTGGACGTGCTCCTCGACGTCACGGCGCGGTCGCggggcgcgcgccgcgccaaGGCCGTGGAGCTGGGAGCCGTGCACGTCCTCGTCGAGCTCCTCCTGGAAGCCGACCGCCACGTCGCCGAGCGgtcgctcctcctcctgaAGCGCATCTGCAAGTGCCCCGAGGGCCGGCTGGCCTTCTCGGAGCACGCGCTGGCGGTGGCCGCGGTGGCGCGCGCCGTGCTGCGCGTGTCCGGGCTCGCCACCAGGCTGGCCGTCAACGTGCTGTGGCTGGtggcgtgcgccgccgcccccgccgagCGCGTGCTGGACGACATGGTGGTGAGCGGCGCCGTGGCGAAGCTGCTGGCGCTGATGCAGATGGAGAGCTCGCCGTCGACCAAGGACAAGGCGGCGAAGATGCTGCGAGCGCACGGCGCGTTCTGGAGGCAGTACCCTTGCTTCCCCACGGATCTCAAGGATCACCTCAAATTCCTCAACTGATCCAACTTCGCAGTGATCAGTAAAATTAATTGACCTGTAAAGTGTAAAGTTAATTCGGACGTGTATTATTTTGTAGGAATACAGGAGATTCAACATGGCATTTTGAGCATGGTATATGCAtctgtgtttgtgtgtgtaatTTTGATATCGTTTGGAACACATGAATTGTACGCGAATTTCGTTGGAATTCGACGAAAAACAACTCAATCACGATAGGAGATAGTTAAAGAGAATCTCGCATGTTGTTTTCGTGACATTAACTATGCAAATTGAGCCGTTTATTTGATCCACTAACCACATGAAAGCTCAACATGTCATGTGACATGCGTGTTTTTGTTTACTCGTGCAAAAGCAGTACTGTTAACTTGGAATCAGTACGAAAATCCTCCGTCCAAAAAAGATTCATGCATCAAAGGCCTTCAAAAGAGGATCTAGTTGTTGACTTTCGAGAGAGTTGAACTTCTCGCGCTAACAATGAGATGTGTTTTTATCGCTCGCGGTTGGACGTCTACTCCTATTTTGCATTCATCTAAACAGTTACTGAAAAAgtttagtaaaatttttgacatgacggattaatatgagatatacataattaaatttattattgtaatgaaaaaaagttatatatgcacactcataattaaatttattatttttcttaccgttgttaagttgaatttaaacttgtatgttatATCTTTGTGTAGTGGTATagtatctcatattaatttatatcatcaatttttaattttaataattattaaatatgaaaaaactaGATATCCGATGGAGCGCGGAAAATACTGGAAAGAATAATAGATACAGTTGAACTTTGAAAATTTCAGAGTACTGTCCCTGAGACGACCAAAGTACAGGCCGGACACATTGTTAACCCCGTCAAGGATTCAGCCCATCTAGACTTGAAGTAgcacaaaatttctatatggGCCGGCCCGTTTGAATCCCTCGTAATACGTGGCCATGTGATCCTCGTCCAGCGGTGTGCACACGGCCCTGCCGAGATGCTCGTCCCGAGCACCGGCCGGCATCCACTGCACGGGCACACGGCGGCCCACTgcgcgccacgccgccacgCGCGCACCGAGGCCGGAGCTCCACGCGCCACCTCATGCCGTGACGTGTAGATTCCCTCCTGCCCGCGCGCCTCCGCATGCGCGCCACCTAGCTCCGACGACACGGTCGAACACCAAGGCCGCCGGTCTCATCCATCCCATCGTCGACGGCCTACATATTCAGCAACCCAGCCATGTCGCAGGTCGAAACACAGCCAAAGCATATACATCAATCCAAACTTCGAGCTTAGGCAAGAAGAGGGTGAAGCTTCCATCTCCGGTGCAAAGATGCAGACGGCGAAGGTGAAGGT
This window harbors:
- the LOC102721158 gene encoding E3 ubiquitin-protein ligase PUB23-like, producing MAMDPPPLFLCPISMELMEDPVTVATGVTYDRRSIERWFFKYGKTTCPATMQRLSSFDLTPNHTLKRVISSWLDRASSSSTADAPAPAPASHVMARDRLPSVLAGIEETPFKATALKNLKSCMAGDEAARDDFVACGGIQVLGRIMTQALAESCAGGDFSAFQTCEEAAAVLATLPLSDDASMELLLKPECMRPVSVLVQRGSAEARLHAMSMISKISRASVGDWTLEVDVDDMVRALLELLSDGASAKLTSRALDVLLDVTARSRGARRAKAVELGAVHVLVELLLEADRHVAERSLLLLKRICKCPEGRLAFSEHALAVAAVARAVLRVSGLATRLAVNVLWLVACAAAPAERVLDDMVVSGAVAKLLALMQMESSPSTKDKAAKMLRAHGAFWRQYPCFPTDLKDHLKFLN